GATGCTTCAAGGGATATCAGCTTTATCGACTGTAGAGCGTTAATGTATGGTAGAAATCCTCGACAGATTGAGAGGAGAGGCTAGTTGGTGGGTAAACGATTCAACAAGCCCATAATGAAAGAGATCACCTTTTTCTTCGTTATTGGTCACGTGATCAATTATATCCATTTTCCTTGGAGGATAAATATGGTGGCTGTGAAACCAATAATTTAAGGACAACAGATGACTTAGATCATAAATGTGATGGGCTTCATGTGTTTTTCAATGGTCATAGCCTTAAGGTGAAGAAGTGTGGTGTTAGAATAGTGTATGAGAAAGATTTggaagaaataaaagagtttcaATGCCATACCACTCAATCTTCACCAAATTTTGAACACATTGTTGTGAGACGACCCTTTATGTAAAGTTGGCGAACACTTTAACTTTGGTAGACCAAAAATAATATGaacatatttttaaaaagatTACTTGCAAGTTAAGTTTACTTGTAAgacaagttaaacaaaatatatttagtttctagtatatttagtttttattagtataatatatttaatatttattagcaTAAATATCTTTGTTATTTCTTTTCATATTTAGGAATTTCTCTTACTATAAATTTGTTACATTGTTTAAAGAATGAGTGAACAATATTAAAAACCTTATCGACAATTTTgttgctaaattttttattttttttctttgcaaTTCTTTCCATCTTagtatcaaaatttcaataattggtatcagagctatcttCTTAAGGGCCATAATTATTCCCTCTGAGTTACATATGGCTTCTGCAAGTTTCTCACCACCTTTACCGTTTATTTTCAATGGCAAAAATGATCATATATGGGTTGTTAAGATGAAGACCTACCTATAGGCTTATGACTTGTGAGAGGTTGTGAATACTGATGTCGAGCTAGCACTATTAAGGGACAACGCGACAGTCGATCAAATCAAACATCATAGTGATGAGCGAGCTAAAAGATACAAAGCAATGTCATGTATACAAAATGGCGTCTCAAATGTCATATTCACACGTATTATGGCTTGTGAGACTCCAAAAGAAGCTTAGGATACGCTAAAGGAGGAGTTTCAAGGTTCTGATAAAACCAAACAacaataacttattaatctcaaAAGAGATTTTAAGAATTTGAATATGGAGGAGGCTGAACAGTAAAGTAGTACACAGACAAGATTATGGCGGTGGTAAATAACATCAGGTTACTTGGGAAAGAGTTCGCAGATAGCAGGGTCATTGAGAAGGTCATAACAACACTTCATAAGAGGTATGAATTGAAGATTTCCTCACACGAAGACTCAAGGGATCTCTCAGTGATCtctcttttagaattaataaaTGCCTTGTATGCTCAAGAGCAAAGAAGAGCATCAAGGCATTGGAAGCACGTAGAAGAAGAAGTAAGGCATTGGGAGTGCGTAAAAGAAGAAGCACTGCGAGCCCTGAGTATTGATGATGTGAACCCCCAAAAACATAAGGGTAAGAAAGGTTGGACAAAGAAGAAAGAGGATAGATGTAGAGATGGTGGCAAGGAAAAAACCCACCATCCTTCCACTTCAAAAAGACAAATCACTTGGAAAGGTATTGTTGGTTCAAGCCAGATATTCAATGTAGAAGCTGTAAGCAGTTAGGCCATATAGAAAAGGTATGCAAGAACAAAAGATGAACCCCTCAACAGAATGTGCAGGCTCAGGCAATTAAGAAAGATCGCATTCAGGAGAAGCAGGTGTTTATAGCCACAAGTTCTGCATCAAAGAACAAAGTCGTGAGAGGTCTGTTGATTGATAGTGGATGCGCCAACCATATGACCTCAAATGAAAGCATCTTCAAGAAGATAGACCGAATCTGCAATCTTAAAGTTAGGATTGATAATGGCGAACTCTTAGAGGCTAAGGGGAAAGGCAAAGTGGTGATCAATTCGCCAGTAATTACAAAAGTAatttttgatgttcttttagtacCTGTGATATATCATAATCTTCTTAGCATTGGTCAATTGATGGAGAAGAAATACACTATTGTTTTCATAGATAAATGATGCACGATATTTGATTCATTGGGACAGGAAGTGGTCACAATCTCAATGAAAAATAAAAGCTTTGTGTTGGATTGGAATTTTGAGGCTTTAAGAGGCTATACCGGTCCAGTGGATAAATCATATAGTTGGCATAAAAGATAAGAACATGTGAACTATAATTCCCTTAGTTAAGTGTGGAAGTCAAAATCAGTTGAGAAGATGACAAAAGTTGAAGATAAATATGGAGATAAAGGTTTTGATTACGTTCCTGTTAAAAGTATCAGGCCTATTGTTGAAACTTATCACAAATGTGACTTAGCAGTAATGGAACATGCAATTTTTGAAGAAGTTGCACGAGAAAACAAATTGGAGTTTGCTGCAAGGTGGTCAAGAAAGAGTTGCAAATTGGCCAATCAAGCAGTAGCAACCAACAGGATGAAGTGTGAGCTTGCAAGCTTACCAAAATGCAAGTTACAAACTCAAAAAAAGTGTGATAAggcataaaagtaacatattttaatcccattcttgatgtgtttttggatgatttattatttaatttagtgaatttgatgctcctaatcctttaatttcatgtttccatacttaggagagcataagagagcaaaAGAAGcagaaaacgggccaaaaattgGACAAAACGAGCTACTTTTAGGATCCACATGGCCTTGATATTCCCACACAggctgagcacacgcccgtgtcagaCACACAGgctggccacacacccatgtgctagctcGTGTCAATATCGCTCCCTATTACCTAAACACGCGAAAAAAACcaatttttgatgtttttgagcattctaaaatctataaatgcacactagaagaggacctaaggGAGCACGCAGAGTAAAATGAAGAAATTACTCGAAAAATGCCGTCGAAATCAACTCAGAAGCAGGatttccttcaagattgaagatatcCAGTCAATTTCTCTAGAAGTTTtcgggtttctttatgttttgttgttttcctaattttgagatgttttcctcccaaagtatgaactaaattccctagatacctagggaagacgaaacctatgatggatcttattatttaatttttgaattacatgataaatacttgatttcttgatctcaattatgtgtacttattccatgtttcaatgtttttaggatattaattcatgattgatgtgcttattttagtggagcaaaagtccttgtttaagaATAGATCTgccataattgagtggagttgcatgcaatcctaaaaataggatgacataaatctaccagattagagtcaaatctaataggggaatccatagatcgagttaatgagacaataggggttttaattagaaaaaaatttcaattaataaccTAGAGTCAGTCatttttactctcgaaagagatattaatatgatttagggatttttacggatcaaggcaagtgaataaatcgtttaagtcagattcagaataataagtgaagtctaggtggattttttcctgggtattgtctctctcattggtttattcgattattttcgtACTTTATTCTCTGTCTAgttcttaataattagtttagataattttagattaaaaacaaacttcttcaatttaccggctagataatagaaaaatagtaagtactagtacttttagacctcgtggatacgatattcccgactcaccatagctatactattattcgataggtgcacttgtctTTGTCGTGATTTTAGTTAGTTAAGTAAATCATCATCAAAGTGTGAGTTGACAAATGTGCGAGCTATGAAAAGTGCAAGTTGCAAGTTGAAACAAGTGCGAGCTATGCAAAGTGCAAAATGCAAGCTGAATAAAATGTGAGCTGCAAAAGTGCAAACTAGCCAAAATGTGAACTCATCAAAATATAAAGTTGTGAGTTGGCCAAGATGCAAACTTGCTGATATTCTGACCAAACTGCTTGAAAAGTCCAGGTTTGAGAAACTGTGAAATGAAATTGGCTGTGGTAGCATGAAGGCCATGAAGGAGTGTTGCGAGATGACCATTCATGCAAACTTGGCGAACACTTCAACTTTGGTGGACTAAAAAAAAATATGAACAGATTTTCAAAAAAGATTGTTTGCAAGTTAAGTTCACTTGCAAGACAAGTTAAACAAAACATCTTTATTTTGTAGAAGATTTagttttattagtataatatatttagcattaaTTAGTATAAATATCTTTGTTATTTCTTTCCATATTTAGGAATTTCTCTTGTTATAAATACTCATGTTACATTGTTTAAAAAATATGAgtgcaaaataaaaaaaaaaaaccttagcaGACAATTTTGTTACtaaatttctcattttttttctctACAATCCTATCTTAGTATCAAAATTCCAACACACATCCACCAACACCCTGCTAACAACGATGGATCAATAGGTAGCACTTCTCACATAAAACAAAAATGTAATATTTACGAGGAAGCAGAGGAAGAAGGGCCACAATCAAAACTAacgcaaattttttttttaattttataatgggCCAATTGGGGAAAAAGCATTAATTGTGGTAAACTACTTAAGCAACATTGTCCTATTAATTTCTTTTACACATCTACGTTGTTGATAATACTATAAAATGACAtacttttatttgttaattacatatatattttgagtattgggctttttatggttttttatcttgtagggactaaattgaaggaaaaaaagaaatttgGAGGAAAAAAGAGTGAAATTAAAGACAAAATAGGTCAGCATGCGAAATAGGAAAGAAATGGTGCCGAAAATACATAGTGTGAAAAACTTggggaaaaaaattaaaagaagagATTTATGAACATAAGactttatttaaatttgaattttactTTTAGGATTATTGTTAGGATTATTATGatattttttagatttaatttcaaattatattttttctTACCTTCTAGAGTTTAATTAGGAGCAAATTAAGTTTTTTATGTACTATAAATAGGAGATGGAGTGGCATGAATATTCACTAATCAATTCTGTAAAAAACTCCTTTTCCCTAAAGCTTTTAGCTTTTTGTTCCTTTTATTTTCCAATAAAAATTCCATTCTATTACATCTGTGTTCTTTTCCCGAAAAGCACGAGCCATTAAACTCATCTAACTAAAGGTTATCAAGACTCCTCCAAAagagttcatgaggcttagaatctgcAATTAGCCTTCTCAACGAGTATTCATCATTTCTCTGCATTACGGGACTCACTTCTGTCCATGTCCTTCCAAAAGCAATCTTTTCATCTTGTGCAAGGAACGACCACTttttatgttttggaaggattgcacagTTGGTTCGTTAACTTATTGCATCAGATGTTGTCGAGCCCAAGAGATGAAATGGCATGACATTCACCATTGAGAAGCGATGACCTAGTGTAAGATGGTCCCACAAAAGTGACAGTTAGCTAGAGTTAAGTTCCTCAAGATTGTAAAGTTTTAACCTaagtggagctggtggtcgtaggcgccctcttccactataactgactTATTCGATCAtgagaaggatcacctaaaagccgATGGTTGAACCAAAGGAGGATCGAGATAACCGGAGGCTAGAATCTCTCAATAGGAAAACCCCTTTTTTCTCAATTCTGTTTCTTTTCACAATTGtgatttcaatttatttaatttcgacTCATCCACATTTTTAAGGCCTCGGATTAATTTGTTCAATATCCATTCCTATTTCCTCTTCACGGGCTTTTGAAGATCCATCTTTATCTATGTTTTCCAACACCTAGAATCTTGAGTTCCTTTCTGCACCTACCGCTCTTTTGCTGTCAACCTTCCTTCCTACTTTGCTGATTTTCTTTGCCTTCTTTTCAACAAGCATCCACGGGTCGTATACACTTTGACTTGAGTTCTCTCCTTTATTTTCCCCTAAGGTGAGTCCCTGTTCTAGTTTGTCTCCTAGAATTCCTTCTCCGAATCCTTCCAATCCCATCTCTCCTTTGGGGCATATTTCTTTTGTATGTCCATAGTGCCCATATTGGAAGCAAACCGTTGAGAGGTGTTCATACTTGATTCGTTGAGTTACTCCATTGATAATGACCTGAGAAATCAAGGGCTTGTCTAAGTTAATGAAGATCGCCATTCTCGCGAATCTCCCTCTTACACCGTTATTGGTGTTGAAATCAAATTTTGCGACTTTTCCAATCGTTGCCTTGATTTCCCCTAGGACTTGTCGTTTATACATGTGGCCAGGTAATCTGGGGAGTCGGATCTAGGCCATAACTGTGCTAGGGTGTGGCTGAGTGGGGTTAAAGTCCATTGTCCATGGTTGTACTGTTAAATACTGACCAAAGATGACCCAAGGcccttagcacaaagccttctcGTAGTCATCTGGATTTTTGAATTTTGCCAGAAAATAACCATTCTCCACATCCATTAGTCGAAATGGTTGGGAGGGTTTCCAAAGCGAATTTACCTTGTTTTGAAGTGCATTATAACCTATATTTCTCCCCAACAGTTTATTTACTACTGTGAATTCCATGTGTTTGATGAGGATTTGGTTAATTCAATCAGAAAACTTAATCGAAGGAATGTCATTGATTGTTGAGCGCTCCACATCATCTTCTGTTAACTCAAGATCTTCATCTTCTTCTGATCCTATCACGACTGATGTTTTCTCATTCGAGTATAGCCCTAAACCCATTAGGCGATCTTTCCAAGAAAGAGATTTCCAAGTTTCTTGTGTAGTTTCCATTACGACATCCCGATTTTCCTTCGATATCTCGTATTCAAACTTTCTTTGTTGATCTATTCGCTGGTTCACCTTAATCGCTTCCGTCGTGCTCCGTAAGAtccatatttaatatatttaatatttttaacacCACAAATATAAGTATATGTTTAACATTCCCTAAGAGATTGTTTACATTTTCTTTAACCACATTGTCACTGGCTAGATATTATCAAAGCTCTGTCGTCTCTAATTTAGCTATCAACTTTAATTACTAATTGTATAGGCAACATAAAATAAGCCAATAAGTTTGCAtcacttgtttttaattattatttttgtttgtcATATCTACTCTTTAATTGTAAAATACAAACCGTCCAACATTTTTAATTATTGCGTATAATTGAATAAACTAGCCTCCAATTTTTCAACTCTCACCTTCTTGGAAAGAACGTCATCCCTCAtctattttttatctttttttctctttcttatgCTCATATATTCATTGTTCCCAGTTTCTTTCTGCGGTATTGGGCGAATTATTTTCTGATTTTGAGTTTTAGAAAGAAATATCTTCTTCTCATACATCCTCATGTTATCAATACCTTCAACTCTATCGTCCATTTCTAAAAAGAAATATGATGTTTTCTTGAGTTTTAGAGGTGAAGATACTCGCAGGAACTTCACAGATCATCTCTATAATGCTATAAAGAGGAGCGGGATTGCCACTTTCAGAGATGATCCAAAGCTGGAGGCCGGCGAAGAGATCGCGCCAGAACTCTTTAAAGTAATTCAGCAATCATGGTGCTCGGTAATCGTTTTTTCAGAAACTTATGCCTTCTCAAGTTGGTGCTTGGAGGAGCTTGCTAAGATTGTTAAACAACATAACAACAACGGCTATAAAGTGTTTCCAATTTTTTACCATGTTGAACCATCTGATTTAAGTAAACAAAAAAAGAAAGTGGAAGAAGCCTTTGCCAGACATGAAGAGAGATACAAAGAAGGTAGTGATAAGATCCAAAGGTGGCGAAATGCTTTAATTCAAGTGGCTGGAATCAAGGGATGGCATTTAAATAACAGGTAATTCTTTCTTTTCTTCGTTTTTTTCTAGCTTTAATCACCAGAAACTTGTTAGTTtttatattatatgaattttatatatataatattttataatcctATGTGTTTAATTGAAAAGCGTCATATTTCAATAAAAGAGCAAATTTTGTATTCTGGTTCGGCAAAAGATCGTCCTTTTTAATTCTTGGTTCCAAATTATATTATGTTCCATGATTCATAGAAAAAGAAAGTGCATCTGAAAGATAtcaaaaaaaaatattcaaaaaattaaaatatctttctTTATAGGCATGAATCAAAATTTATTGGAGAGATTGTTAAGAAGATATCAGCAAAATTATGTCAGACATATCCAGTTACTCATAGCGACTTGGTTGGAATTGGTGCACACTTAGAAgatttatatttgaaaataaacattGGGGAAGATGATGTCCGCATTATCGGGATTTGTGGAATGGGTGGCATCGGTAAAACAACACTTGCAAGAATTGCTTACGGTCAAATGTTATCTCATTTTGAAGGTAAAAGTTTTATTGCTGATATTCGAGAAGTTTCAGACAAATGTGGATTAGTTTCTTTACAGAAACAACTTCTTTCACAGATCTTTCATGATGAATGCTTCAACTTTTTCAATGTTCATGAAGGGAATAACATAATTAGCCATAGGTTGTCTCACAAAAAGGTTCTTATTGTTCTTGATAATGTTGATAACATACAACACTTAAAATGCTTGGTTGGAAGGCATGATTGGTTTGGATTAGGGAGCAGAATCATTGTAACAACAAGAGATGAACATTTGCTTCGATGTTGTCGAGTTGATGATGTGTATATGCCCACAACATTGAATCCCAAAAATGCGCTTCAACTTTTCTATCTGAAAGCTTTCCATAGTGATACAGTGCCAAAAGATGATTTTATTGAGCTTTCTGAACATGTTGTAAATTATGCTGGTGGACTCCCTTTAGCTCTTGAAGTTTTAGGTTCCTTTTTATGCGGTAGAGATGCAACTCAATGGAAAAGTGCAATTGAAAGACTTAAAAGAGATTCTAATAAAGAAATTCTCGATAAACTTCAAATTAGTTTTGAAGGACTAGAAGAAAGGGAGAAGAATATATTTCTAGATATAGCATGTTTCTTCAATGGGGAGAAGAAAGATTTTGTAATCAATAATTGGATGGTTGTGAGTTTTTCCCAACTATTAGAATTGATGTTCTCATTAAAAAATCTCTCATAAAAGTCGATAAAAACAACAAATATTTGAGGATGCATGACTTGTTGcaagaaatgggaagaaaaattGTTAGAGAAAAATGTGTTGATGAACCTGGAAAGCGTTGCAGATTGTGGGAGGAAATGGACGTCCATCATATCTTAACAAAAAATACTGTAAGTTATTCAACAAAAGTTACATACTATTTCTTTTTTCATTTAAATAGTTTTATCCTACATTATACcgcatttatttttttttcttattttttgttttttaatttttaggctacgAAATGATTGAAGGCATGATCATTAATAATAAAGGTAAGAAGACACACATAAACTTATATCTATGTGTATTgtaaataatgattttatttttgaaatatgaTAAGAAACTATAGCAAAACCTTTGACACAATATTTCAATgtttaattatgaaatttatcTAGCAACATATTACTCTTTCAAAagaagcaatagagaatgtatgACTTTTTGAAATACTCATGATATATATTTAATGCACTAATagtctatataaatgaattagaTTGTAACATATCatcaaaagttttttttaaatgaaaatagttTCATTTTAGTTACATGTCATTGTTTGGTTTATTTATAGATTTATGCATTGTTTTAGTATCAAgtataaatcaaaatataaattgaattttttaCGATTAAGTATTTTGTAGTCTAATGTAATTGTTAGACATAAATGTCTTCAATATGGGtatgttaaattttttaaaatttcatgtattTAACGAGTTCTTAAAAAGAACCATATCTTAATACTCGTATTTGGATATGCATTAGATATAAGTATTTCATACGGGTATTTAAGAAAACAATATCAATGCAACATAGCTTTTAGATATTGAATGTTTTAGCATATTTTGAAGCTCATTTTTGTTTTGCTCATTGTTATTAGGGAATCAACCAAAATGCTCAATTTGAGTGTCGATACCTTCTCGAAGATGAAAAAATTGAGATTGCTCAAAGTGCTTTGCCTATCAAATTGTGATGATCTTAAATATCTTTCTAATGAACTACGACTTTTAGATTGGACAGGATATCCTTTAAAATATTTACCTTCAAGCTTCCAACCGAACAACCTTATCGCACTTCTTTTACCATATAGTCACATTGAAcaattatggaaggaaaatagaGTAAGAATTAACTCATCTTATCCTTATGTTTTAGCTTATTTTAACATAAATGATAAAACTTTGATTaaggtaaaaaaaataaaaatgagcaTTATTATGTTTTCTCATTTGTATCTAATTTGTTAGTGTTTTCAACAGCCCTTGTATAAGTTGAAAATGATGAACCTCAAAGGGTCCCAAAACCTGATCAAGACACCAGACTTCACAACAGCATCAAATCTTGAAGTTTTGATTTTGGAAGGTTGTACCAAATTAGTGGATGTTCATCCATCAATCGGAGTGCTTAAGAGTCTTAAACTTTTGAATTTAAGAGATTGCAAAAGTCTTAGGACTCTTCCGACCAAAATTGGAATGGAATCTCTTGAAACATTAATTCTTTCAGGTTGCTCAAGTCTTGCAAGGTTTCCGGAGATTGATAGGAAAATGGAACGTCTAAAAATTCTAGATCTTTCCAGTTGTTATAGAGTGGAAAATTTATGGGAGAATTTGCAGCAAGCAAAGTTTTTGGAAAAGCTCGACTTGAGTGAAACAGCTATAACAGAACCACCATCcttcatttttcaatttaaaaatcttGAAGTTCTGTCTTTCAATGGGCGCAAGGGACGATCATATAAGTTCCTACCAAATTTACCTTCTCTTTTCAGGGTAATCCAAGGAAGAAGGACGAATCCCATGGCTCGGATGTTGCCTTTGTTGTCAGGTTTGAGTTCATTAAGAGTGCTAAAAGTAAGGGACTGCAGTCTTTGTGAAGGAGATATTCCACGTGATATTTCTGGTTTATCCTCTTTGATACATCTTGATCTTAGTGGTAACAATTTCATCAGCATACCTGCATCTCTTACTCGACTCTCGAAGCTTGGGTATCTTGAATTGTCAAATTGCAACATTTGCACTCTTGGTGAAGCAGATATTCATGGTCTATCCTCTttggaattccttgatcttaagcgtAACAATTTCATCAGCCTACCTGCATCTCTTACTCGACTCTCAAAGCTTGAGTTTCTTGGATTGTCAAATTGCATGAAACTTAAATATTTGCCTGAGCTTCTAGCAAGTATAGAAAGGGTGCAGATAGATGGTTGTGCTTCACTT
This is a stretch of genomic DNA from Gossypium arboreum isolate Shixiya-1 chromosome 11, ASM2569848v2, whole genome shotgun sequence. It encodes these proteins:
- the LOC108465922 gene encoding disease resistance protein RPV1-like, with amino-acid sequence MMNLKGSQNLIKTPDFTTASNLEVLILEGCTKLVDVHPSIGVLKSLKLLNLRDCKSLRTLPTKIGMESLETLILSGCSSLARFPEIDRKMERLKILDLSSCYRVENLWENLQQAKFLEKLDLSETAITEPPSFIFQFKNLEVLSFNGRKGRSYKFLPNLPSLFRVIQGRRTNPMARMLPLLSGLSSLRVLKVRDCSLCEGDIPRDISGLSSLIHLDLSGNNFISIPASLTRLSKLGYLELSNCNICTLGEADIHGLSSLEFLDLKRNNFISLPASLTRLSKLEFLGLSNCMKLKYLPELLASIERVQIDGCASLEVVASPSKACNLVDLGFIRAINCFKLAENINALTLLKKHLKAFANSRKKFDIIMPGSEISEWFSQQKNDCSIKMPLPINLRKDSQWIGVACCCIFVNNDASRDNEVIVCGACIYCRNSEQASCNGSIF
- the LOC108471851 gene encoding disease resistance protein RPV1-like — translated: MLSIPSTLSSISKKKYDVFLSFRGEDTRRNFTDHLYNAIKRSGIATFRDDPKLEAGEEIAPELFKVIQQSWCSVIVFSETYAFSSWCLEELAKIVKQHNNNGYKVFPIFYHVEPSDLSKQKKKVEEAFARHEERYKEGSDKIQRWRNALIQVAGIKGWHLNNRHESKFIGEIVKKISAKLCQTYPVTHSDLVGIGAHLEDLYLKINIGEDDVRIIGICGMGGIGKTTLARIAYGQMLSHFEGKSFIADIREVSDKCGLVSLQKQLLSQIFHDECFNFFNVHEGNNIISHRLSHKKVLIVLDNVDNIQHLKCLVGRHDWFGLGSRIIVTTRDEHLLRCCRVDDVYMPTTLNPKNALQLFYLKAFHSDTVPKDDFIELSEHVVNYAGGLPLALEVLGSFLCGRDATQWKSAIERLKRDSNKEILDKLQISFEGLEEREKNIFLDIACFFNGEKKDFVINNWMVVSFSQLLELMFSLKNLS